Proteins found in one Labrenzia sp. VG12 genomic segment:
- a CDS encoding ABC transporter permease: MSDTTQDGQVLTTQDGKPLKAALAKALRREKLRALMLIAPLLIFVLITFVAPIVDMLFRSVENGIVSETLPKTVVALETWDPNSGAVPDEVVFAALYDDMVVAVDAKTHTRLGSRLNYEQSGISSLFRKTGRRIKRMEEGGPFKDQFLDADKKWGQVETWQVLKRFSPTITDGYFLNSFDAHRTSDGIEMKPADERIYMFLFGRTLFLSIVITVSCLLLGYPIAFLLAALPLRTSNLLMILVLLPFWTSLLVRTSAWKVLLQQQGVINDFLVWTGIVSEAGRLVMINNQTGTIIAMTHILLPFMILPLYSVMKTISPSYVRAAKSLGANDWIAFWRVYFPQSVPGIGAGAVLVFILSIGYYITPELVGGTSGIFISNRIAYHISSSLNWGLAAALGTLLLVAVLMLFVVYDKIVGIDNVKLG, translated from the coding sequence ATGAGCGACACCACCCAAGACGGTCAGGTCCTGACGACGCAGGACGGCAAGCCGCTGAAGGCTGCGCTGGCAAAGGCCCTGCGCCGGGAAAAGCTGCGCGCCCTGATGCTGATCGCGCCGCTGCTGATCTTTGTGCTGATCACCTTCGTCGCCCCGATCGTGGACATGCTGTTCCGGTCCGTGGAAAACGGCATCGTTTCGGAAACCCTGCCCAAGACCGTGGTCGCTCTGGAAACCTGGGATCCCAATTCCGGCGCAGTGCCGGATGAGGTCGTCTTCGCCGCACTTTATGACGACATGGTCGTCGCGGTCGACGCAAAGACCCACACCCGCCTCGGTTCGCGTCTCAATTACGAACAGAGCGGTATCTCCAGCCTGTTCCGCAAAACCGGCCGGCGCATCAAGCGCATGGAGGAGGGCGGTCCCTTCAAGGATCAGTTCCTCGACGCGGACAAGAAATGGGGCCAGGTCGAAACCTGGCAGGTGCTGAAGCGCTTCTCTCCGACCATCACGGACGGATACTTCCTGAATTCCTTCGATGCCCATCGCACCTCAGATGGCATTGAAATGAAACCGGCAGACGAACGGATCTACATGTTCCTGTTCGGCCGAACCCTGTTCCTGTCGATCGTGATCACCGTGTCGTGTCTGTTGCTCGGGTACCCGATCGCCTTCCTGCTGGCGGCCTTGCCGTTGCGCACATCGAACCTCTTGATGATCCTCGTGCTTCTGCCCTTCTGGACGTCGCTTCTGGTGCGCACGTCCGCCTGGAAGGTGCTGCTCCAGCAACAGGGGGTGATCAACGATTTCCTTGTCTGGACGGGCATTGTCAGCGAGGCAGGGCGCCTCGTGATGATCAACAACCAGACCGGCACGATCATCGCCATGACGCATATTCTGCTGCCCTTCATGATCCTGCCGCTCTATTCGGTGATGAAGACCATTTCGCCTTCTTACGTGCGCGCCGCCAAGAGCCTCGGGGCCAATGACTGGATCGCGTTCTGGCGGGTCTATTTCCCGCAATCGGTGCCGGGCATCGGCGCGGGCGCGGTGCTCGTCTTCATCCTATCGATCGGCTACTACATCACGCCGGAACTGGTTGGCGGCACGTCGGGCATCTTCATTTCCAACCGGATCGCCTATCACATCTCGTCGTCGCTCAACTGGGGCCTTGCGGCTGCCCTCGGGACCCTGCTCCTGGTCGCCGTCCTGATGCTCTTCGTGGTCTATGACAAGATTGTCGGCATCGATAACGTGAAGCTCGGATAG